The following nucleotide sequence is from Mangifera indica cultivar Alphonso chromosome 1, CATAS_Mindica_2.1, whole genome shotgun sequence.
ATGTTGAGCTTCACTTATTCTCAAAACTAAAAAGTCTTTGGCAGCTTGATCTTTCTTATAATAGTCTATCAATTAACTTTGCATTCAAGGCTAACTCATCCTTTCCACAACTTCAAACTTTGATTTTATCTGGTTGCAACTTGAGTGAATTCCCAAGTAAAACGAAATTAAAGGGTAACTGGCCCTTTCCACAACTTTATAATTTGGCTTTATCTGGTTGCAACTTGAGCGAATTCCCAAGTATCTTAAGAAGTGTAAATCAATTATGGCGGTTGGATCtctctaataataaaatcagtAGTCCAATACCTAATTGGATGTGGGACATTGGAAAAGATACTTTGTCATATCTAAATCTTTCCCACAACTACCTGACCACCATAGAGCAACTTCCATGGAAGAATCTTGATACTCTAGACCTTCATTCAAACATGCTCCAAAGATCACTTCCAATTCCACCACCTTCACTAGAAATCTTGTTGTTGtcaaacaacaaatttattGGAGAGATACCACATTTGATCTGTAATTTGAGTGTCATACAAATTCTAGATCTCTCTAATAATAGCTTGGGTGGTAACATTCCAAAATGCATGGGAAACTTTAGCAGTCTTCACGTCTTGGAtttgaggaaaaataaactcaatGGCACCATTCCAGGAAGCTTTGCAAAGGGTAGTCTTTTGAGGACCCTCAACTTCAACGAGAATGAATTGGAAGGGCCAATCCCCCGATCTTTGGTCAATTGTACGATGCTTGAAGTTTTAGATGTCAGCAACAATAAGGTAATTGATACCTTCCCATATTGGCTACAAAGTCTTCCTAAATTGCAAGTTCTCATActtcattcaaataaattttatggttCTTTGTGGGGTTGCTCAGAGACAAAGCGATGTTTCCCTAAGTTGAAAGTATTTGACCTTTCAAACAACAAATTTCGTGGTCCATTGCCTGCCTGGTATTTCAAAAATCTTCAAGCCATGAGAGATGTTAGTGAAAGTGATAGGAAGTTGGAGTATATTGGTGAAACTTATTATCAAGATTCTATAGTAGTAACATTGAAAGGGTATGAGATTGAATTAGAGAAAGTTATTTCGATTTTCACTaccattgatttttcaaataataacttTCACGGTGAGATTCCAGAAGTAATTGGGAAGCTTCATGCACTTCATCTTCTCAATTTTTCTCACAACAATCTATCAGGTCGTATCCCTTTATCCTTTGAAAATTTGACAGCTCTTGAGTCATTAGACATCTCTTTCAACCAACTTTCAGGAGAGATTCCTAATCAGTTGATAAGTCTAtcatttctttcattattgAACCTCTCATACAACCAACTCACGGGACCTATTCCTCGAGGAAATCAATTTGACACATTTCAAAATGATTCCTATATTGGAAACCCTGGGTTGTGTGGACCGCCATTGTCGAAAAAATGTACAAATGATGAGTTGCAGTCACCGATACCATCAATCTTCCAAGATGAAGGAAATGATTTGAGTTGGTTCGATTGGAAAATTAGCTTGATGGGTTACGGATCTGGTCTTGTATTAGGCGTTTCTACAGGATATATTGTGTTCACAACAAGGAGGCCACAATGGTTTGTAAGGATTGTTGAAAGATTGCAGGCAAGGATGCTGAGAAGGTTGAACAGAAAATACAGGGGAAGAAGAATTTAGTAAGTTCAATTCTATTGTTTGGTTGTGCTTACTCTATTGTAAAAAGCTAATACCTACGATgttcattttttcagatttcaaaaaGTTTGATTGCATGGGATAACAGCATCTGGGAGAGAGCATGAGAAGCTACCACATGTAAcctttaaacttgaatttaggAGTTGAAATGTTTGAAGTTTCTGATGTATGAATAAATAAGTGTTAAAATTTCCTGGAATGTAGTGTAAAATAATGTAGTTTGAAGCATTTCAGTTTTATAGAAGTGACTGAAATTCCTGTCCACCTTACATTGATATGGAATCTACTCTTATTTctattaaattcgaattctcttcataaatattttaagtcGTGAAAGCATAAAGCATAGTGGCCATACACTTACACCCGTTGCCTCCTGATACTTGCCCTGTTTCTACACTACAGAAAGTACATATGTTAATATGAAGGTTATTTTCAACACAATCACTTGACAACTGCAAACCTTTTCGACAAATCCCCACGTTAGAAATAAACACTTTAATAACtcatttcatataatataaataagtttccctttataatcacataatacaaGGAAATACGGACTGGATAATAAGCCATAGAGCCAAGAATAGAGTACTATCTAAATCACATTAATATATGGTATCATCAACAACATTTTCAtgtacataatatatatattaatgtacattattatctatcataaaaaaataattattatattcctaattactaaaatacacaaatttaactctaatattggtgaaaaaaatatgatatcaaTTTTGGTATTAACGATAGTACATTCGTCTCTAAGCTTGAAATCAACTCAATATCCTGCTGGGTACTCGCAATTCCCACCAAAATCTGCAAGAtttaaatccaaatttaattacTGTAAATATTTGTGAttagtaattaatttaaaaaattaagtgtaGAGATTTGATAGAGTACTTACTAGGCTGTTACGATCCAGCCTTTCGTGCCCGCTTCTAATAATAGCTATTGAAGGCCTATGATGCATGTGCTTCTAACGTGTTGGGATCGTAACAGGTGGCCCCTTGTTTAATCGGACAGCAATCAGCCGCCCCTTCCCCACACGCTTAATCGAGTGCAGTATGTAGCTTGCTCGCATCAACATTAGCGTTTGCCACACACCAGATCTGGGCCTGGGTCGGGCTAGGGGTTGAACTCGGGGTTTGGGTCTCACCCGCACCTGTTTAAGTCGTTGGGACTGGGGGACCCGGGCTAGTCGTTGGACTCAGAGCTTGAACGTGGTTTGTTGTTGAATTACCAGACTGCCCTTGGCCTTGTGTATATCGCATACCGTATACTTCCTCTTCACTGGGGTAAAACAGACCATGGATCCTTTCCCAAGTAGGACCCGGATTTACGCAACAGTTCTAACATGGGTTTAATGACCGGGGACCAATTCAGGTTTAAAAATACCTGCAAAAGCCAGGTACAATTTAGGTTGCGTTTGATCGAAGAGGATcaaagattattttagtaatttatcttttattacttatattattttgtttaatttataaataataaaaaattctgataatcttctattactaatgatgatataacagaaaatataagagataatctaattaccacctCTAccattgatattaaaaaattatcaaagtaatcttaattttattataatatataatttatttattaatttttgaagggtaaaaataattttattttcaattaatataataaataatataaaaatattttagaataattatacttaagggtatttaagtaaaataatatattagtatttttttattacctctaaccaaacataataatatttatacctatcaatttttaaccaaattttatcaaacgtggtaataatatatattcaataatttttatggtaatctatttttaaagtaattttttaattttaataataaaatattatcaaaaccaAATATCCCATTAGAGCTATAGGAGAAGACACTTTAATAGCATAATCAAGATTATATTTAACCAAAGAGATGTAAATGTTCATCATACCAGGTACGAGAAACGACATCTTGTTCTT
It contains:
- the LOC123217450 gene encoding receptor-like protein 34, which codes for MGCLAWSYQLLFLYFFLFHSQTFATLCPHHQSFALLQFKQLFSFKFKNTSSLLCDEPYPKMTSWKEDDDCCSWHGVTCNRVTGHVIDLDLSCSWLYGNIPPNSSLFFFPQLQRLNLAFNDFNLSRISPYFGQLISLTHLNLSISKFIGPIPAEISHLSNLVSLDISSSYSFPIRNNVYMFEDVPMSIERHVFERLVQNLTVLKNLDLLFVDLSTIIPNSLMNLSSSLTYLHLSYCNLQGNFPTHILCLPNLQILLLRGNFNLTGNFPKFNWSSPLKSLEVSDMSFSEQLPNSISNLLSLRELSLDNCTLVGSIPTSLGNLTQLSLLSLRYNKFSGQIPSFLSNFVQLRFLDLSENYFIGQLPNFFVNITHLHILELSSNQLSGPIPSHGNDLQNVTDVFLNNNHLNGTIPSWLFTLPLLEILDLSDNQLTGHIHQFQSKSLIEWLCLENNRFNGFIPSSIFELVNLETLFLSSNDFIGNVELHLFSKLKSLWQLDLSYNSLSINFAFKANSSFPQLQTLILSGCNLSEFPSKTKLKGNWPFPQLYNLALSGCNLSEFPSILRSVNQLWRLDLSNNKISSPIPNWMWDIGKDTLSYLNLSHNYLTTIEQLPWKNLDTLDLHSNMLQRSLPIPPPSLEILLLSNNKFIGEIPHLICNLSVIQILDLSNNSLGGNIPKCMGNFSSLHVLDLRKNKLNGTIPGSFAKGSLLRTLNFNENELEGPIPRSLVNCTMLEVLDVSNNKVIDTFPYWLQSLPKLQVLILHSNKFYGSLWGCSETKRCFPKLKVFDLSNNKFRGPLPAWYFKNLQAMRDVSESDRKLEYIGETYYQDSIVVTLKGYEIELEKVISIFTTIDFSNNNFHGEIPEVIGKLHALHLLNFSHNNLSGRIPLSFENLTALESLDISFNQLSGEIPNQLISLSFLSLLNLSYNQLTGPIPRGNQFDTFQNDSYIGNPGLCGPPLSKKCTNDELQSPIPSIFQDEGNDLSWFDWKISLMGYGSGLVLGVSTGYIVFTTRRPQWFVRIVERLQARMLRRLNRKYRGRRI